AGAGCCACCAATCCATGATGATGCGTTGATGCTCATCGAAGGTTCCACGATGGGCTCTGGCAAGGTCTTTGAGCTGCTTGTTGATTCCGCCTTCAAGCAGGTTCGTTGTGGACTTCACGTCGCAGGTCACGCCTTCAGGCGGATTCAGGTAGGTAAATAGCGTTCCGTCGTTGATAAGTTCATTGAGCCTGTTGAAGCTTCGCCTAGCGCCACGGTGCGTGAACCAGAATTTTTGACTCGGCTTGACCCACCGCGGTATATCTGCGGCTTTTACCTGGCTGCGGTATGTTTTCTCTTTCAACCAGGGGCCGAATGTCACGCTGGCCTTGTGGACTCTGGTGATGAACTCGCGTGCTTCATCCTGAGTTTCGATATGTGTGAGCTGATACGCGAACGTGCGCAGTGCTTTATGCGCTGGATAGCGGGGATGACGTGAGATGTCGGTGAGGATATTGCGCTGAACATGAACGAGACATCGCTGGATTTTAGTATCTGGCCAGTGCTTTTTAATGACTGCGCGGGCACCGCCAGAGCCATCGATCGTGACGATCAGCGGTGGTGCGAGCATGTCCAGGAGTCTGGCGTAGTTGTATTTTGATTCCCCGGTGCACCATAGCCAGGCCACGGGGTGTTCGGCGGTGCACGCAACAAGCAGGCATTTGTTGTGAAAGTAGGTGCCGTCGATAAACAACTGGTCGTAGACGCGGAACTTGTCGGTATGTGAGGGCACCACGATGAACCAGAAGAAGGTAAACCACCGGGTGAGTGTGCGTCGGGTGACGTGAAGGCGGTGTGCTATGCGTTCTGCTGGTTCGCCGGTAAGGACCCAGTCTAAAAAGACTTTGAAGTGCTGGATATTGGCGGTGTTGGCCCTGGTGCCGGKTTKTGAAGCGTTGCAGTTGGGGSAACGCCAGCGKGGGGKTCCTGCTGTTGTTGTGCCGTTCTTGTGCATGCTTGTTCCGCAGATCGCGCATGCTGGGCGATTCCTACGACCTGTCATAAGAATTGCCGTAGCAGGTTCAAATACCACAGGTGGGCAATGACCGGCGTATTTGAGGGCTAAACCTCAGGTTGGAACTGATTCCAATTCAATATCCGCACCTTGCCCCAGCTCAAGGAATGAATCGACACCTCAAATCCCACACAAAATGTCCCTTAAGCCAATTTTTCGTATGTGCGCTTGCGGTCTAAACGGGGGTTAAGTGGGTCTTAACCCGGGGGATCTATTGGCACGAATTCCCTTACTATCTGCTGATTTGTAATGTGTTTACCCATCGTTTACTGTTTAACGAGTCCGCAGCAAGCAAGCTTTAAGCAGCATCGCTTTTGATTTGCGTGCTACGCGCGACCGAGCCCCGTTCGTCTAGCGGCCTAGGACGCCGGCCTCTCACGCCGGTAACACGGGTTCAAATCCCGTACGGGGTACAATTTAAAGGCTGCGAGCGCCACCGCTCGCAGCCTTTTGTTTTGCCATTTTCTTTCTGCGTTTCCCAGGGCTTGAGAAGTAGATTAAGCGGCGCTTAAACGGCTCTCGCTGCGCCACATGGAGCATTGCGTTGGAGAGAGTGCGGTGGGCGAGAAGGCATCGGAAAGCGCCTGCTGTAGCCGCAGCCATCCCTTCGCACTCACCGGGTCAGCGGGAATTGGGGCCGGGTCAGCGCCCGTGAGCGCCAAGGGAGGGGATGGGTCCGCCACTGCAAAAAGAACGCCCAGCGAGCCTCTCAGGCTGCACTGGGCGTTGAATGTAGGTGGAAGGCTATGCCATGACCTTCGTCTTCTTAATCGCCTTCTGGAGGCGCTTGTGGTAGTTATCCATGGCGGGACGCAAGAACAGACCGAGGATGAGTGCCGGGATGGCGAAGAGAAGGAGCATGCCGAGCTCACGGAGGATGTCGGCCTCGTAAATGCCGGCGATGGCGCTGCGGAACGCGTCGATGCCGTAGGTGGCCGGCAGCCACGGGCTGACATTTTGGAACCACTCTGGAAGAAGCGGCAGGGGATAGGCGCCGCCGGAACCGGAGACTTGGATGACCAAAAGCAGAACCGCGAGGGCCTTGCCCGCGCTATCGAATGTGATAACCAGTGAATATATTATCAACATAAACACCAGTGAGATTATCCACGAGGCAAAGAGCATCATGAATGGGTGCTCGGGCTCGATCTCCACGAAGAAAATCAGGCTGAGGACGACGAGGGTGGCTTGAGCGATGCCGATGAGCCCAAAGGTAAGGAAGCGGCCCAGGAAGACTTGGTTCCTGGTGAAGTGATCCTTCTTGTCGAGGCCTTCGTTCTTCTTCAAGTACTTGCGTTCGGCGTTGGTGTGCACCAGCACGCAGGCAAGCAGGGCACCTACCCACAGTGAAAGCGTGAGGTAGAACGGCGTCATACCAACACCGAATGCAGCAACATCGTAGATGGGCTGGCGGTCCACGTTGACCGGCGAAGCGATTCGGGAGGCCAGTAGCTCGGGATCATCGCCAATGAGACCGGCGAGCTGGCTGAGGTCACCGCCGTCGCGGATCTCATCGATCTTTTGGCTGAGCTCGCCAAAGCGGCTCGCCTGCTGCTGCAATGTACCGGATAGGCTTGCGGTTAGATCGCGCACCCGCACGAGGGCATCGTTGTCATTAGAGATGGTATTTCGGATGCCTGCGATATCGCGTTTGACCGCATCAACATCGTTGGCAACCGTACCCACACTATCTCCCAGAGCCGCTAGCTGTGGCTTCAGATTAGAGTTATAGGAGTTGCGGGCGTTTTCGACGGCCTGCTTGGCGCTGGCAATCGCAGCTTGCGTTTGCTGCTTGGACTCTTGGGAATTCCTGCCGTTTTCGATGTTATCGGCCGTAGAGGTCAAGGAATCGTGCAGCGCATTGCTCTGGGCGATGCTGGCATCCAGCTGCCCCATCATGGCCGCATAGCCTGCCGCTACCGGGCCTGGGAGATCGACCTTATCGGCTTCTTTCTGGATGCTGTCCTTCACGCCTTGGAAGGCTGCGGTCTGCTGTCCCACGCGGTCCGCGGCAGTGCGGAAGGTTTGGGCGGTCTGCGCGGAGGTGGCGCTGGCATTGTTCAGCAATTCCTCGATTTGTGAGGATAGGACCTCGTAGCTCTGCGTCGTCGCGGCAAGGGACGCATCCAAGGAACCAGTGGACTCATCCAGCGTGGACTTTAAGATATCGATGGGTGATTCGCCGTTGTCATTGGTGGTACTGGAGGCCTGGTTTCCCGCTTCATTCAGGATGTTATTGGCCGCCTGGGTGAGCGGAATGGTGGAATCTACCAGGTTACTCAGCGCCATGACCGTGCCAGAGGCTGCATCGAGGCGCGACTGTACGGTATTGACTCGGTTGTGCACGTTGTTGAGCGCGGCCTGGGTATCGCCCTCATCAAGGTACTGGTCCAACGAGGAAATGACGCCAAGACCCACATTGGACACAACGCGGGTAAAGGACTCGTCGATCTTCTCGATCACACCGGTAGCGCTGCGTTGGGTAATCGTGGTCGACAGCGCGTTCTTCTTCTCATTGGTATAGAGATTAAGTTTGCTTGGCTCGGTGCCTTCCACGTAGAAAGTGAGGAGGTTTGAGCTGAAATCCTTGGGCAAGACGATGCCTGCGTAGTACTCACCGGACTTGGTGCCCTCTACGGCATCATCGCTATTGGTAAGAACCCAATTGATTTCGTCGTTGCGGCTGAGCTGGGATAAAACCTCATCTCCCAAGTTAAGCTTGAGCGAAGCTAGGTCGCTTTGGTGGCCCTCGTCCTCACTGGCGACGGCGATTTTGAGCTGTTTGGTATTGGCAAAAGGGTCCCAGCTGGCCAGCACGTTAAAAGTGGTAAAAAGCAGCGGGATAATGGCGAGGCCGAAAATGATGACGGCGGTCATTACGTTGCCACGGATGGCCTTGAGGTCATCGCGGAGAATGGTCAGAATATTGCTCATGACTTATCTCCCTTTCCGGTTTCTTCGCCGTCGTCGGCGGGCTTATCTGTGGTATCGCCCTGCGATTGTGGGGTAGAAGATATTTCGGGGTGTTTATCCGACTGGACATCTTCTAGCCGATACTGATTGGGGTTTTGGCGTTGATGTTCTAGGTGCTGCTGAATTTCTTCATCGCTGAGATCCGCCAAGCGGTTATCGTGCGCGATGCTTTGTTTCACGTATTCCAGCGAGCAAATGACCGCGACCGCAATCAGCGCCACAAGGCACGCAATGCCGAAAAGAATCGCTTTCTGTTCCGGCATGAACCGGGAGCAAATCACGAGTGCGAGCACCAAGGCTATCCCGATGGCGATCGTGAGCTTCATTAGCTGAGAATAATTCTTCCGGGCGGTCATCCACTTGGTATCCAAGCTCTTTTGGTATCCCTCGCGGTCCGCGGAAGCATACAGGAGGTCGGTAAAACGGTAGCGGCTGCCGATCAGGTGGACCTGCTCGTTGATAACGAGCCCGCCCTTGGCCAGCTCGTCATTGACCAGCATGGTGACGTTGGACAGCCCGCGCCTTAAGAAGGTGCCCATGAGGTAGGCGACAACTGCCATGCCGGTCAGCGCGGCGATATCGCGGATGTAATGGGTGCCGTAGAACCCGCCTACCGTCTCGCGCATGGCATCGATGCCGTAGGTAAAGGGCAAGAAGGGGTGGACGGCGCGGAAGAAGTCCGGCGTCATTTCGATGGGGTACAGGCCTGATGCGCCGGGAATCTGAATAAAGGCCAAGACCACCGCTATGCCGCGGCCCACGTGACCGAATGTCGAGACGAGGCCATAGGTAATGCTGAGGTAGCACAGGCTGATAAATACAGAGGTAAGGATATAAGCGGTGGCGCTGACGTGCTCAACGCCGATGACTAAGTTACCGATGGAAACAATAAGCGCTTGGGCAATGGCGAAAAAGCCGAGGAGCAAGAAGCGCGAGAAGTACGCCTTATTGATGGTCAGATCCCGGCGGCCCTGTGGGTCAACCTCGGCACGGAAAATGATTAGGAGCATAAAGGCACCGATCCACAGCGTGAGGTTGATAAACAGCGAGGACATGCCGGAGCCGTAGTGCGCGACGGGGAAGACTGCATGGCTTTCCATCTCTGCGGGCGAGGAAAGGAATGAAGACACGTGGTCCGTATCAAGACCGTTGACGGACTTCAGCACGGTATTGTTATTGGCCGTGTTGCTCAAGGCAATAACATCGGTGCGCGCGGAACGAAGCCCTTCTTCAACGCGATCCAGATCAACCGAGAAGCGCTTTACCACTTCTTGGGCGTGGGTCAACTGCTCGTCGACGCCCCCGAGAAGCCCGTCCGTTTGCCCAACCAGAGCCTTTTGGCTGTTGAGCGAGGCAGATAGCCGCCCAGCGGTAGCGGAGACATTAGACAGCGCAGAATTGAGCTTAGGTAAGCCGTTGGCCACGTCATCGCGCAGTCCGTGGGAATCATCGCGGGCCTGGGATGCCATGGAATTGAGCAATTCCGAGGTCTTATTCAGCGAATCAAGGGTGGCATTAGTATCGCTATTAAGGGAATCCAGCTCTCCTAGCACCGCGCGGTTTTGATCGTTGCGGTCACGCAGATCAGAAACCGACTGGTTGATCTGCTGCGATACCTCTGGGGGAAGGGCTGGCAGGGAAGCGACTCCGGCTAATTGGTCGATGGCTTTATCAGCCTGACCGAGGATGCCTTGGGCGCCGTCTGTCGCGGCATCGACGCGGTTGAGAGCGCCGTTTAACCGCCCGGTGACAGAACCGATATTGGCATTGGCGTTTGCGGTGCCATCGGCAAGCGCAGTCGTGCCTTGGATATAAGCGGCAGTGGCATCGTCGGCGAAGGAAGTAACTTCCTTTTGCACCTCGTCGGTCAAGGAGGTGACCTGGTTTAAGGCCTGCTGCGCGTCATCAATCGTGGCCTGCACAGAGCCGAGGGACTGACGAGCCTGTGCGATGGTGGGTCGAGCATCGTCGATAGTGGTGTTGACATCCGCCAAGGAATTGCGCGAATTGGCCACGGTATCGGCGGTCTCTGAGAAAGAATTCGCGGTATCACCCGCGGTTCTATTGATCCTATCGCTGAGGTCGCCGCCGGAGTTTCTCAACTCGGTGGAAACCGATTTCGCGACGTTTTCATTAAAGGTCGCGCTAATCGTGGTTTCTAGGGTAGAAGAACCAGAGTCAGTGACCTTGGGGGCAATGGCATTGATTTTTTCATTGACCTGATACTCCAAGGTGGGCTGAGAATAGGTGCCTTGGAACAGGCTGACAAAGTCGGAAGAAAAATCCTCCGGCACGATGATGGATGCAAAAACGTCGCCGGATTTTACGGCGTGTTCAGCTTCGCCGCGGTCCATAAACTGCCAGCCGAGCCTGTCATTGTTGTGCAGCTTTTCCATCATCTGCCCGCCGACGTCAATATCGCCGGTGAGATCTGACGAGGCACCCTTGTCCTCGTTCACCACGGCTACCTTGAGGTGTTCGGTATTGCCATAGGGGTCCCAGAAACCGGAGACATTGACCCAAGAATATAAGGCAGGGGTAATCATCAAACCGATGAGAATCACCCAGACTTGCGGCGTCCGCCACAGGCGGACGAAGTCTTGGAGAAAAAGCTTCCAACTAGTAATCACTCGAAAGACCGTAGCACCGAAACGGTGTTAACTAATAGTCAAGCAGGCAGATTCGGCGAAATTGACAGCTTGATTGCCTCTTGGCCACCGTGCGACGTACGCAATTGTGGCTAGGGTTAATAAAAGGTTAATTCACGCTGGGCTAATGCGCAGAAAAACGCCGCGATACTCCATGCATCAAAGCGGTGGAACATCGCGGCGCTAGGGTGCTGCAGGGCGCGTGCCGGCGCAGCTTAGTGCTCGTCGTAGTGATCGCCGTGAGCGGCGTGGCGGTGACCGTCGTGGATGTAGTCAACGTGGTCGCCGTGAGGGACAGCAACGTGGCCGCAGCCCTCACCATGGGTGTGGTCGCTGTGAGGTTCAGCCTCAATGTGCTCGTTGGTCTCGCACTCGTCCCAGTGGCCCTCGTGCTCGCGGTGGATGTGACCATCGTGCACGAAGTCGGTGTGATCCTCGTGCGGGAAAGCAACGTGGCCGCAGCCTTCGCCGTGGGTGTGCTCGTGTTCAGTGTGGGTAGCGTGAGTCATAATCATGAATCCTTTCTTTGCCTTTGGGGTCAAGGAGTGTCCTTCTCGTTTTCACTCTGTTTTCATTAAATCATGTTTTCAGTTCGGTTTCAATAGCGTGCGGGAGATTTTCGATATTTTTTCAATAGGCTACGGCGGGGTGGGGKATGTGGAGGTAAAACGCAGCAACGCCCTGGGCCGGKGGGAGGTCCAGGGCGTTGGTGAGGCTAGAGAAGCTCTGAAAGCTCTTGGGCGGCGGAGGTTAGCAGGCGGGCGTACTTCTTGGCGGGCGAGGGGCGGAAGCGCTCAGCGGAACCGGAGATAGACAGTGCTGCGCGGAAAACGCCGGAAGAATCAAAGACGGGAGCGGAAATGGAAGCCAAGCCGGCCTCGCGCTCTTCGATGGATTCTGCATAGCCCTGGCGGCGGGCGGTTTCTACATCGGCGGCACTGAATTGTGCGGCGTCAAGGGGGAAGTCTACGTAGCCTGCGATGATGCGGGCTGCAGAACCGGAGGTCAGCGGCAGCTGGCGGCCTACTGGGACCACGTTGTGTAGCCCTGACGTGGGCTCGCGGGTGGCGATGCAGGTGCGGGTGGTTCCCGTGAATTCATAGAGCTGAATGGACTCACCGGTGCGGTCGAGGAGTTGGTCCATGATGGGGCCTGCGACTTCTAAAATGTGGTCGCGGTTGCCGGGGAGCGCAGGACCGGCTTTCCACTTTCCTTCAGGGGTGCGTACGAGGATGCGGTGCGCTTCTAACGCAGTGGCTAGCCTGTGTGTCGTTGCCCGAGGTAGTCCCGTGGTTTCACATAACTCATTAAGGGTCGATGGGTTGTTTGCGGCGGCCATCATGATGGCCATTGCACGATCTAGTACCTTAATGCCGGAAACTGCGCTATACTCTCCCATATAATGAAATCTACGTCCCAAATTATGAGATTTCAAGTGTGGAGTGATGTTTATGAACCAGAAGCTGACCTTGGCAGAAAAAGTATGGCGTGACCACGTTGTCCAGCAGGGCGACGCGGGCGCACCAGACCTTATCTATATTGACTTTCAACTTTTGCACGAAGTTACCAGCCCGCAGGCCTTCGATGGGCTGCGCCTGCAAGGTCGCACAATGCGGCACCCGGAACTGCACCTGGCCACCGAGGACCACAACGTGCCGACGGAGGGTATTAAATCCGGCAACCTCTTAGAGATTAAAGACGAGGTATCGCGCACCCAGGTTTCTACCCTGCGCAAGAACTGCGAAGAATTTGGCGTGCGGTTGCACTCAATGGGTGATGAGCAACAAGGCATCGTGCACACCGTTGGCCCACAGTTGGGCATTACCCAGCCCGGCATGACTATTGTATGCGGCGATTCGCATACCTCGACCCACGGTGCATTCGGCTCCATCGCCATGGGCATTGGTACCTCAGAGGTAGAGCACGTCATGGCCACCCAGACGCTTTCTTTGAAGCCCTTTAAGACGATGGCCATCGAAGTCACCGGCGAATTGCAGGAAGGCGTCTCCGCAAAGGACCTTATTCTGGCCATCATCGCCAAGATTGGCACCGGCGGTGGCCAAGGATTCATCATCGAATACCGCGGTGAAGCCATCCGCAAGATGTCCATGGAAGCCCGCATGACCATCTGCAATATGTCCATTGAGGCCGGTGCGCGTGCCGGTATGGTCGCACCCGATGAAACGACGTTTGAGTACGTCAAGGGCCGTGAGTTCGCCCCAAAGGGCGCCGACTGGGATAAAGCGGTGGATTACTGGAAGACGCTGCCTACTGACGATGGCGCCGAGTTCGATCGCGTCGTAGAAATCGATGGATCATCCCTGACCCCATTTGTCACCTGGGGAACGAACCCGGGCCAAGGCCTGCCGCTGGGCGAAACCGTACCGGACCCAGAAGACTTCGGCGATGACAATTCCAAGGCCACCGTGAAAAAGGCCTTGGAGTACATGGACCTGCAACCAGGCACCCCACTGCGCGACATCAAGATCGACACCGTCTTCGTGGGATCGTGCACCAATGCGCGCATCGAGGACCTGCGCGCCGCCGCTGAGGTGGTCAAGGGCCGCACCATCGATTCCACTACGCGCATGATCGTGGTTCCTTCCTCCGCGGTGGTCAAGGCCGATGCGGAAAAGGAAGGCCTTGACCGGATTTTCCAAGACTTCGGCGCAGAGTGGCGCACGGCGGGATGCTCCATGTGTTTGGGCATGAACCCCGACCAGCTGAAACCAGGGGAGCGCTCAGCATCCACGTCCAACCGCAACTTTGAAGGCCGGCAGGGCCCTGGCGGGCGAACCCACCTCGTTTCCCCACAGGTTGCTGCCGCTACCGCCGTCACCGGATACCTGTCCAGCCCGGCTGACCTGAAATAAGCACGCGAGAAAGGTTGAAATAATGGAGAAATTTATCACCCATACCGGCACGGGAGTCCCGCTGCGGGCGTCCAACGTGGATACGGATCAAATCATCCCCGCGCGCTACCTCAAATCGGTCAAGCGCACGGGCTTTGCGGAGGGGCTATTTTCCAACTGGCGCTCTGATTCCACCTTCGTACTTAACCAAGAGCAGTTTAAGGACGGCTCCGTACTCTTTGCCGGCCGCGACTTCGGCACCGGTTCCTCCCGAGAGCACGCAGTATGGGCCTTGCGCGAATACGGTTTCAAAGCAGTATTCTCCTCCCGATTTGCGGATATCTTCCGAGGTAACTCGGGAAAGTCTGGTCTGCTTACTGGGCTGATGGAACAAGAAGACATCGAGCTTATTTGGAAGCAGTTGGAGGCCGGGGAAACCCAAGTCACGGTCTATCTGGAGGCGCGCACCGTTCGGATTGGCGAAAACACCTACTCATTCGACATCGATGACTACACGCGCTGGCGCCTGATGGAAGGCCTCGATGACATTGGCATCACGCTGCGCGATGAAGAGGCGATCACGAGCTTCGAGAACTCTCGCACCAGCTTCAAGCCCGCGGTTCACGCGGACTAATCCAGCAGGTGCGCCCCACGCTTTGCCGGGGCGCACACCACCGTCGTCATGATCCGGGGCAGTGGTGGGGTAACGGTCGAGTAACAAAACTGACTTCGCAAGCGTGCAGCTGGGTTTATCTATTATTCTCTGTGGTATGACTTCGCCTTATTCCGGATCACGCGACCATGATGGATACAATCACCGCTCCCAACAGCCCTACTCAGGTGGGCAGCCGGGATATTTTCGTGAGTCGACCGCTCCAGGCGACATCGATGCCGTCAACATTATTGGCGATAGTTTCCGCTATTTCGGTCGCAATTGGGTGCAGTGGCTTTTTGCCCCACTAGTGCAAATGGTCGTCCTTTTCGTCGCATACCTCATCATCGCCGTAGTCTTTGCCGCCGGCGGCGGCTCCCTTTCCATCGAGGCGTCGACCGAGGGAACCGCCTTGGACGGTTCCCTCGGCGTACTGGGCGTGCTATTACTCGCCATCGCGGTAATAGCCCTGTTAATTGTCTATCTGTGGGCAAATGCAATCTGGTACCAAGCCGCTAATAAGCAGGTCAATGGCCAGGATTTGATGTTCGGGGATTTCTTCACGTTCAAAGGCATGGGCGGCATCATGTTGGCCTACCTCGTCACTAGCGTGGTCATCGGCATCGGCTTTGTCTTGTTCATAATCCCCGGACTTTTCGCCCTGTTCTTCTGGTGGTGGGTCCCAGCCGTCAAGGCAGCGCGCCCAGACCTAGGCTTGGGTGACTGCTTTAAGCTTTCCGCGGATATCGCAAAGAGGAACATCGGTACCACCTTGCTGGTCGGTATCGCGCTCATCATCCTCTACATGGCGCTGGGCTCAACCGTGGTGGGTGTTGTCGTGCTGCCGGGGCTCATGGCCTTAGCCCCCACCCTCTTCGTGCGCCGCAACCTTGGCATGCGCGGCTAAGGGCTAGGGGCTCGCGCGGCCCGAGCTATTTAGCGCACAGGCAGGGGGCTGGGAAGGCAATCAGCACCGGTTAATTCACCATTGTTGAAGGACAAAACCCACACCGAGGCCTTTTTAAACTTCAATTCCTCCTGTGGCTTCTTGAGGAATTGCGGGGCTAAGTCCTCGATGATGCCGGGGATGGTCTGTCCCTGGCTAATAATGACCGGCACCCCGCCGTCGTTTACGACGCGACGGAAAGCCTTCTTGGCAGCCGCCGGATTCTTTTCCCACACCTCGTCGCCAAAGTCCTTATTAATGGCAATGTCTTTACCCAGCTCATCGGCAAGCGGCGCAGCAGTTTGCTGGCACCGATGCGGGCGAGCGGAATAGATCGCGGTGGGGTGGTAGGCCGCCAGCATGGGCACGAGCATTTCTGCTTGGCGGCGCCCCTTCTTATCCAGAGGCCGCAGGTTGTCATCGCCCTCCCACTTCTTGCGGTCGTGGGCGTGGGCGTGGCGGACGTACAAGACGCGCGTTGTGGGGGCGAGCTGCAGACGCTTTTGTGCCTTGGCGACGACGTCGTTGTCCACGTCATAGGACAAGAGCTGCTGTGCTTGGTCAATGGGCACCCAACGCAGCTCATCGGTCTCATCATTAGGGGTATAGGTGCCGCTGAGGTAGAACGCCGCCCAGTAATAGACCACCTTGGTGCGCCCCTGTACGGGGTAGGTGACCTTGCCAATCAACTTGCCCAAGCGCACTTGGAAGCCGGTTTCTTCCTCAATTTCGCGCGCCGCGGTGGTGGGCAGGGATTCGCCTGGATCCACCTTTCCCTTGGGCAGGGACCAATCGTCGTAATGCGGGCGGTGAATGAGCGCGATTTCAGGGTTCGCGGGGTCGCCGCGCCAGACTACAGCGCCGGCGGCAAGGGTAGTGCGGGGAAATTCTTTGGCAGGATCCACCGGAATTTCTTGATGCCGGCCGGAAATGAATTTTTCGGACTTTTTATCTTTATCGGTCTCGTGCATCTTCTTCGCGCTCGGCATAGCTTTTCGTGCCTTTCTTCGGTGACTGAAAAATTGGCGTTAACCTCATAATCATTGTTCCACGGGGGAGATCCCTGCCGCATCCTTGCCACGCCCAGAGCGATAAATGCCTTAAGGTGGAACTAATAGGAAAACGTTTGGAGGAAGCCATGGTAAAAGTAGCGGTAATGGGTGCCGGTTCCTGGGGCACCACCTTGGCCAAGGTATTTGCGGACGCAGGAAACGATGTCACCCTGTGGGCGCGACGGGCCGAATTGGCGGAAGCGATCAACGAAACGCATACAAACCCTGATTACCTGCCGGATATCCACCTTCCGGAGGCACTGCGCGCCACGCACGATGAGGAAGAGGTGCTTTCCGGCGCGGATATCGTGGTCTTCGGCGTGCCATCCCAGTCCTTGCGCGCCAACGTGGAGCGCTGGGCGCCCGTATTGCCCGAGGATTCCACGCTGGTCTCCATTTCCAAGGGCGTAGAAACCAGCACGCTCAAGCGCATGAGCGAAGTCATCGTGGATGCCGCCGACGTAGATCCGCAGCGCGTGGCGGTGCTATCTGGACCCAACCTAGCCAAAGAAGTGGCGCAGGGGCAGGTTACGGCCACGGTCATCGCCTGCACTGACAAAGAGCGTGCCAAGGCGGTGCAGGCGGCCATCGCCGCGCCCTACTTGCGGCCCTATACAAATACCGATGTTATCGGCGCGGAGATCGGTGGTGCTTGCAAAAACGTCATCGCCTTGGCCTGCGGCATGGCCTCGGGCAAGGGCTTGGGCAATAACACTATGGCCACGATGATTACCCGCGGCTTAGCGGAGATTACCCGCCTGGGCACGGCCTTGGGCGCGGAGCCGTTTACCTTTTCCGGCTTGGCGGGGTTGGGCGATTTGGTGGCTACGTGTAACTCCACGCTCTCGCGTAATAGGACCTTCGGTTACCGCCTCGGTCAAGGCGGCAGCCTAGAAGAAGCGAAGGCGGCCACCAATGGCCAGGTAGCAGAGGGCGTGTTTTCCTCTGATTCCATCTTCCGCCTAGCCCAGCAGGCTGGGGTAGAGATGCCAATAACGGAAGCCGTCTACGGAGTGTGCCATCAGGGCATGGCTGTAGACGATATGATTATCGCCCTTATGGGTCGCTCCAAGAAGTCGGAGTAGCAGAAAGGTAAACTCATCGCCCATGACTGAAAAGACCCGCGTGGCCGTCCTTTACGGTGGCCGCAGTACCGAGCACTCCGTGTCCTGCGTATCCGCAGGCGCAATCATGAAGCACCTTGATCCGGAAAAATTCGAGGTGGTGCCCATCGGCATTACGCGCGAGGGTACGTGGACGCCGGGCGATACCGAGGGCTTAGAAATCGTCGATGGCGTCATGCCTGAGGTCAAGCGCGGCACGGAATTGGCGCTTTCTGCGGATCCATCGCGTAAGGGTGAAATCCGCACGATTAGTGACGGTTCGCTGTATGCCCACGTTGACGTTATCTTTCCCATTCTCCATGGGCCTTATGGTGAAGACGGCACCATGCAGGGGCTTTTCGAGCTCTCCGGAATCCCTTATGTGGGCCCAGGCGTATTAG
This is a stretch of genomic DNA from Corynebacterium accolens. It encodes these proteins:
- a CDS encoding YhgE/Pip domain-containing protein, producing MITSWKLFLQDFVRLWRTPQVWVILIGLMITPALYSWVNVSGFWDPYGNTEHLKVAVVNEDKGASSDLTGDIDVGGQMMEKLHNNDRLGWQFMDRGEAEHAVKSGDVFASIIVPEDFSSDFVSLFQGTYSQPTLEYQVNEKINAIAPKVTDSGSSTLETTISATFNENVAKSVSTELRNSGGDLSDRINRTAGDTANSFSETADTVANSRNSLADVNTTIDDARPTIAQARQSLGSVQATIDDAQQALNQVTSLTDEVQKEVTSFADDATAAYIQGTTALADGTANANANIGSVTGRLNGALNRVDAATDGAQGILGQADKAIDQLAGVASLPALPPEVSQQINQSVSDLRDRNDQNRAVLGELDSLNSDTNATLDSLNKTSELLNSMASQARDDSHGLRDDVANGLPKLNSALSNVSATAGRLSASLNSQKALVGQTDGLLGGVDEQLTHAQEVVKRFSVDLDRVEEGLRSARTDVIALSNTANNNTVLKSVNGLDTDHVSSFLSSPAEMESHAVFPVAHYGSGMSSLFINLTLWIGAFMLLIIFRAEVDPQGRRDLTINKAYFSRFLLLGFFAIAQALIVSIGNLVIGVEHVSATAYILTSVFISLCYLSITYGLVSTFGHVGRGIAVVLAFIQIPGASGLYPIEMTPDFFRAVHPFLPFTYGIDAMRETVGGFYGTHYIRDIAALTGMAVVAYLMGTFLRRGLSNVTMLVNDELAKGGLVINEQVHLIGSRYRFTDLLYASADREGYQKSLDTKWMTARKNYSQLMKLTIAIGIALVLALVICSRFMPEQKAILFGIACLVALIAVAVICSLEYVKQSIAHDNRLADLSDEEIQQHLEHQRQNPNQYRLEDVQSDKHPEISSTPQSQGDTTDKPADDGEETGKGDKS
- a CDS encoding IclR family transcriptional regulator, whose amino-acid sequence is MGEYSAVSGIKVLDRAMAIMMAAANNPSTLNELCETTGLPRATTHRLATALEAHRILVRTPEGKWKAGPALPGNRDHILEVAGPIMDQLLDRTGESIQLYEFTGTTRTCIATREPTSGLHNVVPVGRQLPLTSGSAARIIAGYVDFPLDAAQFSAADVETARRQGYAESIEEREAGLASISAPVFDSSGVFRAALSISGSAERFRPSPAKKYARLLTSAAQELSELL
- a CDS encoding IS1249 family transposase — translated: MTGRRNRPACAICGTSMHKNGTTTAGXPRWRXPNCNASXXGTRANTANIQHFKVFLDWVLTGEPAERIAHRLHVTRRTLTRWFTFFWFIVVPSHTDKFRVYDQLFIDGTYFHNKCLLVACTAEHPVAWLWCTGESKYNYARLLDMLAPPLIVTIDGSGGARAVIKKHWPDTKIQRCLVHVQRNILTDISRHPRYPAHKALRTFAYQLTHIETQDEAREFITRVHKASVTFGPWLKEKTYRSQVKAADIPRWVKPSQKFWFTHRGARRSFNRLNELINDGTLFTYLNPPEGVTCDVKSTTNLLEGGINKQLKDLARAHRGTFDEHQRIIMDWWLYVRTENPVPPLQLALEQDFGRKGEEKAQAAWAEEEIKRRGHADGRPAAYDTGIDSEWNPSLGVRKGWAGRG
- a CDS encoding YhgE/Pip domain-containing protein, which codes for MSNILTILRDDLKAIRGNVMTAVIIFGLAIIPLLFTTFNVLASWDPFANTKQLKIAVASEDEGHQSDLASLKLNLGDEVLSQLSRNDEINWVLTNSDDAVEGTKSGEYYAGIVLPKDFSSNLLTFYVEGTEPSKLNLYTNEKKNALSTTITQRSATGVIEKIDESFTRVVSNVGLGVISSLDQYLDEGDTQAALNNVHNRVNTVQSRLDAASGTVMALSNLVDSTIPLTQAANNILNEAGNQASSTTNDNGESPIDILKSTLDESTGSLDASLAATTQSYEVLSSQIEELLNNASATSAQTAQTFRTAADRVGQQTAAFQGVKDSIQKEADKVDLPGPVAAGYAAMMGQLDASIAQSNALHDSLTSTADNIENGRNSQESKQQTQAAIASAKQAVENARNSYNSNLKPQLAALGDSVGTVANDVDAVKRDIAGIRNTISNDNDALVRVRDLTASLSGTLQQQASRFGELSQKIDEIRDGGDLSQLAGLIGDDPELLASRIASPVNVDRQPIYDVAAFGVGMTPFYLTLSLWVGALLACVLVHTNAERKYLKKNEGLDKKDHFTRNQVFLGRFLTFGLIGIAQATLVVLSLIFFVEIEPEHPFMMLFASWIISLVFMLIIYSLVITFDSAGKALAVLLLVIQVSGSGGAYPLPLLPEWFQNVSPWLPATYGIDAFRSAIAGIYEADILRELGMLLLFAIPALILGLFLRPAMDNYHKRLQKAIKKTKVMA